The following are from one region of the Qipengyuania flava genome:
- a CDS encoding mechanosensitive ion channel, with translation MIFDRYRFDEQLAMELGEKILLAVVALVITWLAARAAKWAFAKLVDTVDFFKRGTGSGQSLGESLGKIVGLLIWLFGLLIILNILELGGVAGPIDSLLENVVDFVPNLLWAGLIFFIGMMVARIVKDLVVTTLQTVDFDKWANRGGVDNVTGNTAISKTIGTIVYVLIAIPVAIAALEQLGIDSISAPASEMLRMIFAAVPNIIAAAVLLGIGYLISKFVVQIIKEVLPGLGVDRALAETGLVGEGTTASGIIGRIVQVAIILFFAIAATRLLGFPELTAILDQLLELGGRVIFGAVVIAFGFLIANLLARLIAGDAGGTTAATIVRWATIILFVFMGLQFTGIGGMIPANALTILIAGIAVAGALAFGLGGRDWAARKLEQMDSDLGGGAAPKPKAKRKAAPKSDDTLPPGA, from the coding sequence ATGATTTTCGACCGCTATCGTTTCGACGAACAGCTGGCGATGGAACTGGGGGAGAAAATCCTTCTGGCCGTCGTCGCGCTCGTCATCACCTGGCTTGCGGCGCGCGCCGCGAAATGGGCCTTTGCCAAGCTCGTCGACACCGTCGACTTCTTCAAGCGCGGGACCGGCAGCGGCCAGTCGCTCGGGGAATCGCTCGGCAAGATCGTCGGGCTGCTGATCTGGCTGTTCGGCCTGCTCATCATCCTGAACATCCTCGAACTGGGCGGGGTCGCAGGGCCGATCGACAGCCTGCTCGAGAATGTCGTCGACTTCGTGCCCAACCTGCTGTGGGCCGGCCTGATCTTCTTCATCGGCATGATGGTGGCCCGGATCGTCAAGGACCTGGTCGTCACCACGCTGCAGACCGTCGACTTCGACAAGTGGGCCAACCGCGGCGGGGTCGACAACGTCACCGGCAACACCGCGATCAGCAAGACGATCGGCACGATCGTCTACGTCCTGATCGCCATCCCGGTGGCCATCGCCGCGCTGGAACAGCTCGGCATCGATTCGATCAGCGCGCCGGCCTCGGAAATGCTGCGGATGATCTTCGCCGCTGTCCCGAACATCATCGCGGCTGCGGTGCTGCTCGGCATCGGTTACCTCATCAGCAAGTTCGTGGTGCAGATCATCAAGGAAGTCCTGCCGGGCCTCGGCGTCGATCGGGCGCTGGCGGAAACCGGCCTTGTGGGTGAAGGCACGACCGCGTCGGGCATTATCGGGCGCATCGTCCAGGTGGCGATCATCCTGTTCTTCGCCATCGCCGCCACGCGCCTGCTCGGTTTCCCCGAGCTCACCGCGATTCTCGACCAACTGCTCGAACTGGGCGGACGGGTGATCTTCGGAGCCGTGGTCATCGCCTTCGGCTTCCTGATCGCCAACCTGCTGGCCCGCCTGATTGCGGGCGATGCCGGCGGGACCACGGCCGCCACCATCGTGCGCTGGGCGACGATCATCCTGTTCGTCTTCATGGGCCTGCAGTTCACTGGCATCGGCGGGATGATCCCGGCCAACGCGCTTACGATCCTGATCGCAGGCATCGCGGTGGCCGGCGCGCTCGCCTTCGGCCTCGGCGGCCGCGACTGGGCGGCGCGCAAGCTGGAGCAGATGGACAGCGACCTTGGCGGAGGCGCAGCGCCCAAGCCCAAGGCCAAACGCAAGGCCGCGCCGAAATCGGACGATACGCTGCCACCGGGAGCCTGA
- a CDS encoding isoaspartyl peptidase/L-asparaginase family protein, translating into MRGFFTPIVGALAALFATFAVPVSAQEEEPRWSIAIHGGAGTIARENMTEEQDAAYRAALQRALDAGAAVLREGGTAMDAIQAAIEPMEDDPLFNAGRGAVLTWDGAIELDASIMDGRTRDAGAVAGVTGVRHPIDLARKVMTDSPHVMLSGKGAETFAEEQGLETMPLDWFETERRRESLERMKAQSLSAIDVDVKFGTVGAVAIDQDGNMAAGTSTGGMTGKRWGRIGDAPIIGAGTYADNRSCAVSATGWGEFFIRVGVAQEICTRLRYRYQLEIDAAQREVPLTSDGEPSYIIHASEFALEAGQAQEEIDAVIGEVGALGGDGGVIVITSEGHALFSMNTSGMYRGRMTSDGPGEVAIYSDE; encoded by the coding sequence ATGAGAGGATTTTTCACCCCCATCGTCGGCGCGCTGGCCGCGCTCTTCGCCACATTTGCCGTTCCGGTTTCTGCGCAGGAGGAGGAGCCGCGCTGGTCGATCGCCATCCACGGTGGCGCAGGGACTATCGCGCGGGAAAACATGACCGAGGAACAGGACGCCGCCTATCGCGCGGCGCTGCAGCGGGCGCTCGACGCGGGAGCGGCCGTGCTGCGCGAGGGCGGAACTGCCATGGACGCGATCCAGGCGGCGATCGAGCCGATGGAGGACGACCCGCTGTTCAACGCCGGTCGCGGAGCGGTTTTGACCTGGGACGGTGCGATCGAGCTCGACGCCTCAATCATGGACGGACGCACGCGCGATGCGGGCGCGGTAGCCGGGGTCACAGGCGTGCGCCACCCGATCGATCTGGCGCGCAAGGTGATGACCGACAGCCCGCATGTGATGCTTTCGGGCAAGGGCGCGGAAACCTTCGCCGAGGAGCAGGGGCTCGAGACCATGCCGTTGGACTGGTTCGAGACTGAGCGCAGGCGCGAATCGCTCGAACGGATGAAGGCCCAAAGCCTCTCGGCCATCGATGTGGACGTCAAATTCGGCACGGTGGGCGCGGTCGCCATCGACCAGGATGGCAATATGGCCGCCGGAACCTCGACCGGCGGCATGACCGGCAAGCGCTGGGGCCGCATTGGCGATGCGCCCATTATCGGCGCGGGCACCTATGCCGACAACCGCAGCTGCGCGGTGTCGGCCACCGGCTGGGGCGAGTTCTTCATCCGCGTCGGCGTGGCGCAGGAAATCTGCACGCGGCTTCGCTACCGCTATCAGCTGGAAATCGACGCGGCGCAGCGCGAGGTGCCGCTGACCAGCGATGGCGAGCCGAGCTATATCATCCACGCCAGCGAGTTCGCGCTCGAAGCGGGTCAGGCCCAGGAAGAAATCGACGCGGTGATCGGCGAAGTCGGCGCGCTAGGTGGTGATGGCGGCGTGATCGTCATCACTTCAGAAGGCCACGCACTTTTCAGCATGAATACCAGCGGCATGTATCGCGGCCGCATGACCAGCGATGGGCCGGGAGAGGTGGCGATTTATTCGGACGAGTAA
- a CDS encoding fatty acid desaturase, whose amino-acid sequence MTIPADLSTLSDAELRKLENKIARKHSGMVPWGIVAWAFGNLMVWLALWPLVILDVIPLWLGFVAATFNMTLVYLPTHDAQHYIIGKPGSKLFWLNQLVGHATSWMMVYPYEVLRVTHMDHHRHTNDPELDVDITSHADSGWQAVWQSIRQRQPDGKRAGDYLRCLERNGRSDLIPLAIGYKLGFVAILIALAWSGFALEAFFLWWLPYQVAITYLLFFLSWAPHSPGMGQGRYRDTRNWRSKVGNILSMGMQYHVVHHLHPYIPLMRTPAAYREMRPILEARGVELEI is encoded by the coding sequence GTGACCATTCCTGCCGACCTTTCCACGCTGTCAGACGCAGAACTGCGCAAGCTGGAAAACAAGATCGCCCGCAAGCACTCGGGGATGGTCCCCTGGGGTATCGTCGCCTGGGCTTTCGGAAATCTCATGGTCTGGTTGGCGCTTTGGCCCCTGGTGATCCTCGATGTGATCCCCTTGTGGCTCGGCTTCGTGGCCGCCACTTTCAATATGACGCTGGTGTATCTGCCGACGCATGATGCGCAGCACTACATCATCGGCAAACCCGGATCGAAACTGTTCTGGCTCAACCAGCTCGTCGGTCATGCGACCAGCTGGATGATGGTCTATCCCTACGAAGTCCTGCGCGTCACGCACATGGACCACCATCGGCATACGAACGATCCCGAACTCGACGTCGACATCACCAGCCACGCCGACAGCGGATGGCAGGCGGTCTGGCAATCGATCCGCCAGCGCCAGCCCGACGGCAAGCGCGCGGGCGACTATCTGCGCTGTCTAGAGAGGAACGGCCGGTCCGACCTCATCCCGCTGGCGATCGGATACAAGCTGGGCTTCGTTGCAATCCTCATCGCACTGGCGTGGAGCGGCTTTGCGCTAGAGGCATTTTTCCTGTGGTGGCTGCCCTACCAGGTCGCAATCACCTATCTGCTCTTCTTCCTGAGCTGGGCACCGCATAGCCCTGGCATGGGACAGGGGCGCTACCGGGATACCAGGAACTGGCGCTCGAAAGTCGGCAACATTCTCAGCATGGGCATGCAGTATCACGTCGTACACCACCTGCACCCCTATATCCCGCTGATGCGCACGCCAGCCGCCTACCGCGAAATGCGGCCCATTCTGGAAGCGCGCGGCGTAGAGCTGGAAATCTAG
- a CDS encoding prephenate dehydratase, with product MRQFAKPALALVDSMRAAAAQDPMRAIAFGGAPGSNSHQAAMQFAPDALPLPCFSFEDALEAVESGAAGCAMIPIENSQHGRVADIHFLLPESGLSIVAEHFMRITHCLMALGPGPFEAAYSHPQALGQSHKFLSERGIVGLSHADTAGAAAYVAEGGKKDVAAIAPELAADLYGLDIIEREVEDAHDNTTRFVVLAKEPLDPAALEGAQAMTTFIFEVKNIPAALYKALGCFATNGVNMTKLESYQKGASFAATQFFADIEGAPGEARVDTALEELAFQTNAVRLLGSYVQARKRG from the coding sequence ATGCGTCAGTTCGCCAAGCCTGCCCTCGCCCTCGTCGATTCGATGCGCGCCGCCGCCGCGCAGGACCCGATGCGCGCGATTGCCTTTGGCGGTGCGCCGGGGTCGAATTCGCACCAGGCGGCGATGCAGTTCGCGCCCGATGCGCTGCCGCTGCCCTGCTTCAGCTTCGAAGACGCGCTGGAGGCGGTCGAAAGCGGCGCGGCGGGCTGCGCGATGATCCCGATCGAGAACAGCCAGCACGGGCGCGTGGCGGACATCCATTTCCTGCTGCCCGAAAGCGGCCTTTCGATCGTGGCCGAGCATTTCATGCGCATCACGCACTGCCTGATGGCGCTGGGTCCCGGCCCGTTCGAGGCCGCCTACAGCCACCCGCAGGCGCTCGGCCAGTCGCACAAGTTCCTGTCCGAGCGCGGGATCGTGGGCCTCAGCCACGCCGATACGGCGGGCGCGGCGGCCTATGTCGCCGAGGGCGGAAAGAAGGACGTCGCGGCGATTGCACCCGAACTGGCGGCGGATCTCTACGGCCTCGACATCATCGAACGCGAGGTCGAGGACGCGCACGACAACACCACGCGTTTCGTCGTGCTGGCCAAGGAACCGCTCGATCCCGCAGCCCTCGAAGGGGCGCAGGCGATGACCACATTCATCTTCGAGGTGAAGAACATCCCAGCCGCGCTCTACAAGGCGCTGGGCTGCTTTGCCACGAATGGGGTCAACATGACCAAGCTGGAAAGCTACCAGAAGGGCGCCAGCTTTGCGGCCACCCAGTTCTTCGCCGATATCGAAGGCGCGCCGGGCGAGGCGCGGGTGGATACGGCGCTGGAGGAACTGGCTTTCCAGACCAACGCCGTCCGCCTGCTGGGCAGCTACGTCCAGGCCCGCAAGCGGGGCTGA
- a CDS encoding c-type cytochrome: MDDRFNTAAGWVLFAGIVALGSSIASGMFFHADSGELPEGAEPGYFIEGEAAEGGADAGPDLGTLLASADAAAGERVFAKCTACHTIDQGGANGIGPNLYGTMGKAIAGHAGFAYSSALTDKGGEWTWEAMDAWLTSPRAFANGTKMSFAGLSKPEDRANVMEFMATYGGAPAKPEPAAPEAEAEEGAEGAASVAGEEPSEAEAAGAMGADEPVAAANAAGDNEGATKID, encoded by the coding sequence ATGGACGATCGTTTCAACACCGCCGCTGGCTGGGTTCTTTTCGCAGGGATCGTGGCGCTTGGTAGCTCCATCGCCTCGGGCATGTTCTTCCACGCCGACAGCGGCGAGCTTCCCGAAGGCGCAGAGCCGGGTTACTTCATCGAAGGTGAAGCCGCCGAAGGCGGTGCCGATGCCGGTCCCGACCTCGGCACCCTGCTTGCCAGCGCCGACGCCGCTGCCGGTGAGCGCGTGTTCGCCAAGTGCACGGCCTGCCACACGATCGACCAGGGCGGCGCCAACGGCATCGGCCCGAACCTTTACGGCACCATGGGCAAGGCCATCGCCGGCCACGCCGGTTTCGCCTACTCCTCGGCTCTGACCGACAAGGGCGGCGAATGGACCTGGGAAGCGATGGACGCCTGGCTGACCAGCCCGCGCGCTTTTGCCAACGGCACCAAGATGAGCTTCGCTGGCCTCAGCAAGCCGGAAGACCGCGCCAATGTCATGGAATTCATGGCCACCTACGGCGGCGCTCCGGCGAAGCCTGAACCGGCGGCTCCGGAAGCGGAAGCCGAAGAGGGCGCTGAAGGCGCTGCCTCGGTTGCCGGCGAAGAGCCGAGCGAAGCCGAAGCCGCTGGCGCCATGGGTGCTGACGAGCCGGTCGCTGCGGCAAACGCTGCTGGCGACAACGAAGGCGCGACCAAGATCGACTGA
- a CDS encoding RlmE family RNA methyltransferase: MSRSGKDRDTRVRTAKKRTASSTRWLQRQLNDPYVKQAKAEGYRSRAAYKLIELDEKFELLKGVTRVVDLGIAPGGWSQVVRKVKPQAHVVGIDLLEVEPIEGVTIFQMDFMDDEAPQVLEEALGGKAELVMSDMAANTVGHKQTDHLRTMGLVEAGAWFAIENLAPGGTYLAKVLAGGTDNDLLKLLKQHFRTVKHAKPPASRKGSSEWYVIAQGFKG; encoded by the coding sequence ATGTCACGCTCGGGCAAGGACCGCGACACGCGCGTACGCACCGCCAAGAAACGCACAGCCAGCTCGACCCGCTGGTTGCAGAGGCAGTTGAACGACCCCTACGTCAAGCAGGCCAAGGCCGAGGGTTATCGCAGCCGCGCGGCCTACAAGCTGATCGAGCTCGACGAGAAGTTCGAGCTGTTGAAAGGCGTCACCCGCGTCGTCGATCTCGGCATTGCGCCGGGCGGATGGAGCCAGGTGGTGCGCAAGGTGAAGCCCCAGGCGCATGTCGTGGGGATCGACCTGCTCGAAGTCGAGCCAATCGAAGGCGTCACGATCTTCCAGATGGACTTCATGGACGACGAGGCCCCGCAGGTTCTCGAGGAGGCGCTGGGCGGCAAGGCCGAGCTGGTTATGAGCGACATGGCGGCCAACACGGTCGGCCACAAGCAGACGGACCACCTGCGCACCATGGGGCTTGTCGAAGCGGGCGCGTGGTTCGCTATCGAGAATCTTGCACCTGGCGGAACCTATCTTGCCAAGGTGCTGGCCGGCGGGACCGACAACGACCTGCTCAAACTGCTCAAGCAGCACTTCAGGACGGTGAAGCACGCCAAGCCGCCTGCCAGCCGCAAGGGCTCGAGCGAGTGGTACGTGATTGCGCAGGGGTTCAAGGGCTAG
- a CDS encoding Ppx/GppA phosphatase family protein, with translation MADHPPPDTKRGHGKHRGGKSGKVADFRYKRPSRPDAKNGERRGAPRRDSVPANSPPFHTQSGNPPRKQAYAALDLGTNNCRLLIARPSGENFTVIDAFSRVVRLGEGLAASGKLSDEAMERTMAALHVCAEKLRRRNVRLARSVATEACRRASNGEAFIERVKRETGIMLDIISAQEEARLAVLGCHVLLEEGNGPAIIFDIGGGSTELVLVQPGEKVPRILDWLSVPWGVVSLTDTVGGSDASEDERLDRYVKMRRTVGRSFAEFAERIREHTKSPEPIRLLGTSGTVTTLASLHLELPQYDRRAVDGLIVPSQSMRDISTRLSRMSAPDRKQLPCIGDDRANLVIAGCAILESILDIWPAEQLGVADRGIREGILRSLIAADAEGERSRAALQRMREQDV, from the coding sequence ATGGCGGACCATCCTCCGCCGGACACGAAAAGGGGGCACGGGAAACATCGGGGCGGCAAGTCCGGCAAGGTAGCCGATTTCCGCTACAAACGCCCCTCCCGGCCCGACGCCAAGAACGGCGAGCGGCGCGGTGCGCCGCGCCGTGATAGCGTTCCTGCAAACAGCCCGCCCTTTCACACGCAATCCGGCAATCCCCCACGCAAGCAGGCTTACGCCGCGCTTGACCTCGGCACGAACAACTGCCGGCTGCTGATTGCGCGGCCCTCGGGCGAGAACTTCACCGTGATCGATGCTTTCAGCCGCGTCGTGCGCCTTGGCGAAGGCCTGGCCGCAAGCGGCAAGCTGTCGGACGAGGCGATGGAGCGCACCATGGCCGCGCTCCACGTCTGCGCGGAAAAGCTGCGCCGCCGGAACGTCAGGCTCGCGCGCTCGGTCGCCACCGAAGCCTGTCGCCGTGCGTCCAATGGCGAAGCCTTCATCGAGCGCGTGAAGCGCGAGACGGGCATCATGCTCGACATCATTTCCGCGCAGGAAGAAGCGCGCCTTGCCGTCCTTGGCTGCCATGTCCTGCTCGAAGAAGGCAACGGGCCTGCCATCATCTTCGATATCGGCGGCGGATCGACCGAGCTGGTGCTGGTGCAACCGGGCGAGAAAGTCCCGCGCATTCTCGACTGGCTGAGCGTGCCCTGGGGCGTCGTATCGCTGACCGACACCGTCGGCGGCTCGGACGCGAGCGAGGACGAACGGCTCGACCGCTATGTCAAAATGCGCCGCACCGTGGGACGCAGCTTCGCCGAATTCGCCGAGCGCATTCGCGAGCACACCAAATCGCCCGAGCCCATCCGCCTGCTGGGCACCAGCGGCACCGTGACCACTCTGGCCAGCCTGCACCTGGAACTGCCGCAGTACGACCGCCGCGCCGTGGACGGGCTGATTGTCCCTTCGCAATCGATGCGCGACATCTCGACCCGGCTGTCCCGCATGAGCGCACCCGACCGCAAGCAGCTGCCCTGCATTGGCGACGACCGCGCGAACCTCGTGATTGCCGGCTGCGCGATCCTCGAATCGATCCTCGACATCTGGCCCGCCGAACAGCTTGGCGTGGCCGACCGCGGCATCCGCGAAGGCATCCTGCGCAGCCTGATCGCGGCCGACGCCGAAGGCGAACGCAGCCGCGCTGCGCTCCAGAGAATGCGAGAACAGGATGTTTGA
- a CDS encoding acyl-CoA dehydrogenase family protein — MSETFPEIRDAVRRLCAKFPGEYWRALDRERAYPTEFVQALTEAGFLSVLIPEEYDGSGLGLEAACAVLEEIHRSGSNGGACHAQMYTMGTLLKHGSEEQKREYLPKIASGELRLQAFGVTEPGAGTDTTRISTFAKDAGDHYVVNGQKIWISRAEHSDLMVLLCRTTPREDCAKPSEGMSVLLVDMREAVGNGLTIRPVRTMLNHATTELFFDDLRVPKSALIGEEGKGFRYILSGMNAERILIAAECIGDGRFFIDKASAYAKERNVFGRAIGENQGVQFPIARAYVQLSAAAEMVTKAARMFDAGETAGTEANMSKMLASEASWAAADMCIQTHGGFGFAEEYDVERKFRETRLYQVAPISTNLILSHVATHVLDLPKSF, encoded by the coding sequence TTGAGCGAGACCTTTCCGGAAATCCGCGATGCGGTGCGGCGGCTGTGCGCCAAGTTCCCGGGCGAGTACTGGCGCGCGCTGGACCGCGAGCGGGCCTATCCGACCGAATTCGTGCAGGCGCTGACCGAGGCGGGTTTCCTCTCGGTACTGATTCCGGAAGAATATGACGGCTCGGGCCTCGGACTGGAAGCGGCCTGCGCGGTGCTGGAGGAAATCCACCGCTCGGGCTCCAACGGCGGGGCCTGCCATGCGCAGATGTACACCATGGGTACGCTGCTAAAGCACGGCAGCGAGGAGCAGAAGCGCGAGTACCTGCCCAAGATCGCCAGCGGCGAGCTGCGCCTGCAGGCCTTCGGTGTGACCGAGCCGGGTGCGGGGACAGACACCACGCGTATCTCAACCTTCGCCAAGGATGCGGGCGACCATTACGTGGTCAACGGCCAGAAGATCTGGATCAGCCGCGCCGAGCATTCGGACCTCATGGTCCTGCTTTGCCGCACCACGCCGCGCGAGGACTGCGCCAAGCCGTCCGAGGGCATGAGCGTCCTCCTCGTCGACATGCGCGAGGCGGTCGGCAACGGGCTGACCATCCGGCCCGTCCGCACCATGCTGAACCATGCAACGACCGAGCTGTTTTTCGACGATCTCAGGGTACCCAAATCGGCGCTGATCGGCGAGGAGGGGAAGGGTTTCCGCTATATCCTGTCGGGCATGAACGCCGAGCGCATCCTGATCGCAGCCGAGTGCATTGGTGACGGGCGCTTCTTCATCGATAAGGCCAGCGCCTACGCGAAGGAACGCAACGTTTTCGGCCGCGCGATTGGCGAGAACCAGGGCGTGCAGTTCCCGATCGCGCGGGCCTATGTCCAACTGTCGGCGGCTGCCGAAATGGTCACCAAGGCTGCGCGCATGTTCGACGCGGGTGAGACCGCGGGGACCGAGGCCAATATGTCGAAAATGCTGGCGAGCGAGGCCAGCTGGGCCGCGGCCGACATGTGCATCCAGACCCACGGCGGCTTCGGCTTTGCCGAAGAATACGACGTGGAACGCAAGTTCCGCGAAACGCGCCTTTACCAGGTCGCCCCGATCAGCACGAACCTGATCCTCAGCCATGTGGCCACGCATGTGCTGGACCTGCCCAAGAGCTTCTGA
- a CDS encoding CaiB/BaiF CoA transferase family protein, with translation MSSNGPLTGLKVVEFQGIGPGPHVAMMLADMGAEVVRIERAGHQPMNTVVERARHRVAVDLKSEDGQAFVKNALAHADVLIEGFRPGVMERLGLGPDEMLAANPALVYARMTGWGQDGPLAQAAGHDLNYIAITGALDAIGKRGELPVPPQNLVGDFGGGSMYCAMGILAALFERQSSGKGQVVDAAIVDGVTSLMSFFYGQPHSALRTVERGAGLLGGAAHFYRCYTCKDGKEVSVGAIEPQFYAELLQRADAPEHLREAQMDPSRWDSYADDLAELFATKTQDEWCELLEGTDACFAPVVPLDHAKDHPHMKARGAFVEHGGRWHTAPAPRFDRTPNTIRDSAEDGDAVVARWAEGS, from the coding sequence ATGTCGAGCAACGGTCCGCTGACCGGCCTGAAGGTTGTCGAATTCCAGGGCATCGGCCCCGGCCCCCACGTGGCGATGATGCTCGCCGACATGGGCGCCGAAGTCGTGCGTATCGAGCGCGCCGGCCACCAGCCGATGAACACCGTGGTCGAACGCGCGCGTCACCGCGTCGCCGTCGACCTCAAGAGCGAGGACGGGCAGGCCTTCGTCAAGAACGCGCTTGCCCATGCCGATGTGCTGATCGAAGGGTTCCGACCCGGCGTGATGGAGCGCCTTGGCCTCGGCCCTGACGAGATGCTCGCCGCCAATCCCGCCCTCGTCTATGCGCGCATGACCGGCTGGGGGCAGGACGGCCCGCTGGCGCAGGCCGCCGGACACGATCTCAATTACATCGCGATCACGGGCGCATTGGACGCCATCGGCAAGCGCGGCGAGCTGCCCGTGCCGCCCCAGAACCTGGTCGGCGATTTCGGCGGCGGGTCGATGTATTGCGCCATGGGTATCCTCGCTGCGCTGTTCGAACGGCAGTCGAGCGGCAAGGGGCAGGTGGTCGACGCGGCTATCGTCGACGGCGTCACCAGCCTGATGAGCTTCTTCTACGGCCAGCCGCACAGCGCGCTGCGCACAGTCGAACGCGGCGCGGGCCTGCTCGGCGGGGCGGCGCATTTCTACCGCTGCTACACCTGCAAGGACGGCAAGGAAGTCAGCGTCGGCGCGATCGAGCCGCAGTTCTACGCCGAGCTGCTCCAGCGAGCCGATGCACCCGAGCACCTGCGCGAGGCGCAGATGGATCCGTCCAGGTGGGACAGCTACGCCGATGATCTCGCCGAACTCTTTGCCACGAAAACGCAGGACGAGTGGTGCGAGCTGCTCGAAGGGACCGATGCTTGCTTCGCGCCCGTTGTCCCGCTCGACCACGCGAAGGACCATCCGCACATGAAGGCGCGCGGCGCTTTCGTGGAGCATGGCGGCCGCTGGCACACGGCGCCTGCACCGCGTTTCGATCGCACACCCAACACCATCCGCGACAGTGCGGAAGATGGCGATGCGGTGGTGGCGCGCTGGGCCGAAGGGAGCTAG
- a CDS encoding aldehyde dehydrogenase family protein, producing the protein MRDCTKFYIDGQWVDPVEENTVPVENPATEETIGHISFGTKADVDKAVAAARRAFESFSLTSKEERLTLLRAIQAEIENRKEELATAVSDEMGAPMSLANGPHVGLLAGHCAKAIEILEGFEFERQDGPTLHVWEPIGVVGMITPWNWPLNQIACKVFPALATGNTMVLKPSEIAPFNAYIFAEIMDAAGVPAGVFNLVNGDGPGVGEAISGHPDIDMVSFTGSTRAGVLIAKNAADTVKRVAQELGGKSPNIVLDDGAFAQSVAKGTVAMMGNSGQTCTAPSRMLVPHKRMEEAKAAAKEAAEGVIPGDPKGNAAIGPVVSRTQWDKIQGLIEKGIEEGATLVAGGPGKPEGLETGHYVKPTVFADVDNDMTIAREEIFGPVLTILGYDDYEDAIRIANDTEYGLASAITGEDIELARSLAKRIRAGRVAINGGYDMNAAFGGYKKSGNGREWGEWGFHDFLEVKAVMGHS; encoded by the coding sequence ATGCGCGATTGCACCAAGTTTTACATCGATGGCCAGTGGGTCGATCCGGTCGAGGAAAACACCGTCCCGGTCGAGAACCCGGCGACGGAAGAGACCATCGGCCACATCAGCTTTGGTACCAAGGCCGATGTCGACAAGGCGGTTGCCGCCGCGCGCCGTGCCTTCGAAAGCTTCAGCCTGACCAGCAAGGAAGAGCGCCTCACCCTGCTGCGCGCGATCCAGGCCGAGATCGAGAACCGCAAGGAAGAGCTCGCGACCGCTGTCAGCGACGAGATGGGCGCGCCGATGAGCCTTGCGAATGGGCCGCACGTCGGCCTTCTCGCCGGGCACTGCGCCAAGGCCATCGAGATCCTCGAAGGTTTCGAATTCGAACGCCAGGACGGCCCGACGCTCCACGTGTGGGAGCCGATCGGCGTGGTCGGCATGATCACCCCGTGGAACTGGCCGCTGAACCAGATCGCCTGCAAGGTTTTCCCCGCGCTCGCGACCGGCAACACCATGGTCCTGAAGCCGTCGGAAATCGCGCCCTTCAACGCCTATATCTTTGCCGAGATCATGGACGCGGCCGGCGTTCCCGCGGGCGTGTTCAACCTCGTCAATGGCGACGGGCCCGGCGTGGGCGAGGCCATTTCGGGTCATCCCGATATCGACATGGTCAGCTTCACCGGCTCGACCCGCGCGGGCGTGCTGATCGCCAAGAATGCGGCGGACACGGTCAAGCGCGTGGCGCAGGAACTGGGCGGCAAGAGCCCGAACATCGTGCTCGACGATGGCGCCTTTGCCCAGTCGGTTGCCAAGGGCACCGTCGCGATGATGGGCAATTCGGGCCAGACCTGCACCGCGCCGAGCCGCATGCTCGTGCCGCACAAGCGCATGGAAGAGGCCAAGGCCGCTGCCAAGGAAGCCGCCGAGGGCGTGATTCCCGGCGATCCCAAGGGCAACGCTGCCATCGGCCCGGTGGTCAGCCGCACGCAGTGGGACAAGATCCAGGGCCTGATCGAGAAGGGTATCGAGGAAGGCGCGACGCTGGTCGCGGGCGGTCCCGGCAAGCCCGAGGGTCTGGAGACCGGCCACTACGTCAAGCCGACCGTCTTTGCCGATGTCGACAACGACATGACCATCGCGCGCGAGGAGATCTTCGGGCCGGTCCTGACGATCCTCGGCTATGACGATTACGAGGACGCGATCCGCATCGCCAACGACACTGAATACGGCCTCGCGAGCGCGATCACCGGTGAGGATATTGAGCTTGCCCGAAGCCTTGCGAAGCGCATCCGTGCCGGCCGCGTCGCGATCAACGGCGGCTACGACATGAACGCAGCCTTCGGCGGCTACAAGAAGTCAGGCAACGGCCGCGAATGGGGCGAGTGGGGCTTCCACGACTTCCTCGAAGTGAAAGCCGTAATGGGCCACAGCTGA